The Salvelinus sp. IW2-2015 linkage group LG31, ASM291031v2, whole genome shotgun sequence genome window below encodes:
- the LOC111955922 gene encoding hairy/enhancer-of-split related with YRPW motif protein 1, translated as MKRNHDFSSSDSELDENIEVEKESADENGNMSSPLGPMSPXTKTQVNARKRRRGIIEKRRRDRINNSLTELRRLVPSAFEKQGSAKLEKAEILQMTVDHLKMLHAAGGKGYFDAHALASDYRGLGFRECLAETARYLSIMEGLDSTDPLRIRLVSHLNSYASQREAHSVSVSGLGHLAWGSAFGSPPSAHLAHHLLLQQQHHQHQQGATLPLPRSASNSSPSSSSSTPSSSSSSSSSPIEREPRSSPHGHAPSRLSGATPLSEHSHAQGGPLRVPPSAAPLPPGLNLTVTSTAASAASKLSPPLSLSSLSTLSAFPFPFSAFPLLSPGTLSPPVHTPSSQASLGKQPYRPWGMEIGAF; from the exons ATGAAAAGGAATCACGATTTTAGCTCCTCGGACAGCGAGCTGGACGAGAACATTGAGGTTGAGAAGGAGAGTGCAGATGAAAATGG GAACATGAGTTCTCCCCTTGGGCCGATGTCTCCAKCAACAAAAACTCAAGTGAATGCGAGGAAGCGCCGTCGAGGA ATCATTGAAAAACGTCGCCGTGACAGAATCAACAACAGCCTCACCGAGCTGCGCAGACTGGTCCCTAGCGCGTTCGAGAAGCAG GGTTCAGCTAAACTGGAGAAAGCAGAGATTCTGCAGATGACGGTGGATCATCTGAAGATGCTTCATGCTGCTGGAGGAAAAG gTTACTTTGATGCCCATGCCCTGGCCTCGGACTACCGGGGTCTGGGTTTCAGGGAATGTCTGGCTGAGACGGCCCGCTACCTGAGCATTATGGAAGGCCTGGACAGCACTGACCCCCTGCGGATCCGCCTGGTCTCCCACCTGAACAGCTACGCCTCCCAGAGAGAGGCCCACTCCGTCTCTGTGTCTGGACTGGGCCACCTGGCATGGGGCTCGGCTTTTGGGTCTCCCCCCTCCGCACACCTggcccaccacctcctcctccagcagCAGCACCATCAACACCAGCAGGGGGCGACGTTACCGTTACCACGCAGCGCCTCCAACAGCTCTccgtcatcctcctcttctactccttcttcatcctcttcttcctcctcctcgccgATAGAGAGAGAGCCTCGCTCCTCGCCCCATGGCCATGCTCCCAGCAGGCTTAGCGGTGCCACCCCCCTCTCTGAGCACAGTCACGCCCAGGGGGGTCCTCTCCGTGTCCCCCCCAgtgctgcccccctccccccagggCTGAACCTCACCGTGACCTCCACAGCCGCCTCTGCMGCCTCCaagctctcccctcccctctccctgtcctcaCTCTCCACCCTATCGGCGTTCCCCTTCCCCTTCAGTGCCTTCCCCCTGCTGTCCCCCGGCACCCTCAGCCCCCCCGTCCACACCCCCTCCAGCCAAGCCAGCCTGGGGAAGCAGCCCTACCGGCCCTGGGGCATGGAGATAGGGGCTTTCTGA
- the LOC111956129 gene encoding stathmin-2-like, which translates to MEVKPINKRASGQAFEVILKPPSPMSDAAHCVTSPPKREVSLEDILKKLEAAEDRRRSQEAQVLRALAEKREHERDVLLKAMEENSNFSKMAEEKLTMKMEQIKENRQAYLASIMERLQEKERHAQVVRRNKELREELTA; encoded by the exons ATGGAGGTGAAGCCCATCAACAAGCGTGCCTCTGGCCAGGCCTTCGAGGTGATCCTGAAGCCCCCCTCCCCGATGTCGGACGCAGCCCACTGCGTCACCTCGCCCCCTAAGAGGGAGGTCTCTCTGGAGGACATCCTGAAGAAGCTGGAGGCCGCTGAGGACCGGAGGAGA TCCCAGGAGGCCCAGGTTCTCAGGGCCCTTGCAGAGAAGCGGGAGCACGAAAGGGACGTGCTGCTCAAGGCTATGGAGGAGAACAGCAACTTCAGCAAGATGGCAGAGGAGAAGCTGACCATGAAGATGGAGCAGATCAAGGAGAACCGCCAGGCCTACCTGGCCTCCATCATGGAGCGCCTGCAGGAGAAG GAGAGGCATGCCCAGGTGGTGCGCAGGAACAAAGAGCTCAGGGAAGAGCTGACAGCGTGA